In Pseudomonas fakonensis, one DNA window encodes the following:
- a CDS encoding CoA-acylating methylmalonate-semialdehyde dehydrogenase, with the protein MTTIKHLIHGEHVADAARTTDVFNPATGQAIHKLGLASRATVQKAIDSAQAAFPAWRNTPPAKRAQVMFRFKQLLEANEQRIAQLISEEHGKTIEDAVGELKRGIENVEFASAAPEILKGEYSRNVGPNIDAWSDLQPIGVVAGITPFNFPAMVPLWMYPLAIACGNCFILKPSERDPSSTLLIAELLHEAGLPKGVLNVVHGDKEAVDALIEAPEVKALSFVGSTPIAEYIYAEGTKRGKRVQALGGAKNHAVLMPDAELDNAVSALMGAAYGSCGERCMAISVAVCVGDQVADALVAKLVPQIKALKIGAGTNCGLDMGPLVTAAARDKVLGYIDDGVAAGAEVVVDGRGFKVAGHEDGYFVGGTLFDRVSPEMRIYKEEIFGPVLCIVRVNSLEDAIGLINDHEYGNGTCIFTRDGESARLFCDEIEVGMVGVNVPLPVPVSYHSFGGWKRSLFGDLHAYGPDGVRFYTRKKAITQRWPKRTSHEAAQFAFPSNS; encoded by the coding sequence TGATCCACGGTGAACACGTCGCAGACGCTGCACGCACCACCGACGTATTCAACCCCGCTACCGGCCAGGCGATCCACAAACTGGGCCTGGCCAGCCGCGCCACGGTGCAGAAGGCCATCGACTCTGCCCAGGCGGCATTCCCGGCCTGGCGCAACACCCCGCCGGCCAAGCGCGCCCAGGTGATGTTCCGTTTCAAGCAACTGCTTGAGGCCAATGAGCAGCGTATCGCCCAACTGATCAGCGAAGAGCACGGCAAGACCATCGAAGACGCCGTGGGTGAACTCAAGCGCGGTATCGAGAACGTCGAGTTCGCATCGGCCGCCCCGGAAATTCTCAAGGGCGAGTACAGCCGCAACGTCGGGCCAAACATCGATGCCTGGAGCGACCTGCAGCCCATTGGTGTAGTTGCCGGGATCACCCCGTTCAACTTCCCGGCCATGGTGCCACTGTGGATGTATCCGCTGGCTATCGCCTGCGGCAACTGCTTCATCCTCAAGCCGTCCGAGCGCGACCCAAGCTCGACCCTGCTGATCGCCGAGCTGCTGCACGAAGCCGGCCTGCCAAAAGGTGTGCTGAACGTGGTGCACGGTGACAAGGAAGCGGTAGATGCGCTGATCGAGGCCCCAGAGGTCAAGGCCTTGAGCTTCGTCGGCTCCACGCCGATTGCCGAGTACATCTACGCCGAAGGCACCAAGCGCGGCAAGCGTGTGCAAGCCTTGGGCGGCGCGAAGAACCACGCCGTGCTGATGCCTGATGCCGAGCTGGACAACGCCGTCAGCGCACTGATGGGCGCAGCCTACGGCTCGTGCGGCGAGCGCTGCATGGCCATCTCGGTAGCCGTTTGCGTGGGTGATCAGGTCGCCGATGCACTGGTGGCCAAGCTGGTACCTCAGATCAAGGCACTGAAGATTGGTGCCGGCACCAACTGCGGCCTGGACATGGGGCCACTGGTCACCGCCGCTGCTCGCGACAAGGTGCTGGGCTACATCGATGACGGCGTCGCTGCAGGCGCCGAAGTGGTGGTTGATGGCCGCGGCTTCAAGGTTGCCGGCCACGAGGATGGCTACTTCGTCGGCGGCACGTTGTTCGACCGCGTGTCCCCAGAGATGCGTATCTACAAGGAAGAGATCTTTGGCCCGGTGCTGTGCATCGTGCGGGTCAACAGCCTGGAAGATGCCATCGGGCTGATCAACGACCACGAGTACGGCAACGGCACCTGCATCTTCACCCGTGATGGTGAATCGGCGCGTCTGTTCTGCGACGAAATCGAAGTGGGCATGGTTGGCGTCAACGTACCGCTGCCGGTACCGGTCAGCTACCACAGCTTCGGCGGCTGGAAGCGCTCGCTGTTCGGCGACTTGCACGCCTATGGTCCGGACGGTGTGCGCTTCTACACCCGCAAGAAAGCCATCACCCAGCGTTGGCCGAAACGCACCAGCCATGAGGCGGCGCAGTTCGCGTTCCCAAGCAACAGCTAA
- a CDS encoding aspartate aminotransferase family protein, whose product MAINNEYVKGLDREFVFHSWSTQGVLNPLVIAGGEGCNVWDFDGKRYLDFSSQLVNTNLGHQHPAVIKAIQEQAATLTTVAPATANLARGEAAKRIIEQAPAGFKKVFFTNGGADANENAMRMARLFTGRDKVLSAYRSYHGNTGSAIVATGDPRRVPNEYARGHVHFFTPYLYRSEFSAQTEAEETERALRHLRRVIESEGSASIAAILLESLPGTAGILMPSAAYMQGVRELATEFGIMLILDEVMSGFGRTGKWFALEHYNVVPDLITFAKGVNSGYVPVGGVVISEQISNYFDTHFFPGGLTYSGHPLAMASIVASIDAMRKEGVVENALEIGSKVLGPRLRELQQRHAVVGDVRGAGVFWALELVSDAQTRAPLAADKMQAIKAKLLERGLLPFVVENRIHVVPPCVVSAAEVETGIAILDEVLGSVVG is encoded by the coding sequence ATGGCAATCAACAACGAATACGTTAAAGGGCTCGATCGCGAATTTGTTTTCCATTCGTGGTCCACGCAAGGTGTACTCAACCCGCTGGTCATCGCAGGTGGCGAAGGCTGCAACGTGTGGGACTTTGACGGCAAGCGCTACCTGGACTTCTCCAGCCAGTTGGTCAACACCAACCTGGGCCACCAGCACCCTGCAGTCATCAAAGCCATCCAGGAGCAGGCCGCCACGCTGACCACCGTCGCGCCGGCCACGGCCAACCTGGCGCGCGGTGAGGCCGCCAAGCGCATCATCGAGCAGGCGCCTGCCGGCTTCAAAAAGGTGTTCTTCACCAACGGTGGCGCCGATGCCAACGAAAACGCCATGCGTATGGCGCGGCTGTTCACCGGCCGCGACAAGGTGCTGTCGGCCTATCGGTCCTATCACGGCAACACCGGTTCGGCGATCGTTGCCACCGGTGACCCGCGCCGGGTGCCGAACGAATACGCCCGCGGTCACGTGCACTTCTTCACCCCCTACCTGTACCGCAGCGAGTTCAGCGCGCAGACCGAGGCCGAAGAAACTGAGCGCGCGCTGCGCCACCTGCGCCGGGTGATCGAGAGCGAAGGTTCGGCTTCGATTGCCGCCATCTTGCTCGAAAGCCTGCCAGGCACCGCCGGCATTCTGATGCCATCTGCCGCCTACATGCAGGGCGTACGTGAGCTGGCCACCGAGTTTGGCATCATGCTGATCCTGGATGAAGTGATGTCGGGCTTCGGCCGCACCGGTAAATGGTTCGCCCTGGAGCACTACAACGTGGTGCCGGACCTGATCACTTTTGCCAAAGGCGTCAACTCGGGCTACGTGCCGGTGGGCGGCGTGGTGATTTCCGAGCAGATCTCCAACTACTTCGATACCCACTTCTTCCCGGGCGGCCTGACCTATTCCGGGCATCCGTTGGCCATGGCCTCGATCGTTGCCTCGATTGACGCCATGCGCAAAGAGGGTGTTGTCGAAAACGCACTGGAAATCGGCAGCAAGGTGCTCGGTCCGCGCCTGCGCGAGCTGCAGCAGCGTCACGCGGTGGTCGGTGACGTGCGCGGTGCCGGTGTGTTCTGGGCACTGGAACTGGTCAGCGATGCGCAGACCCGTGCGCCGCTGGCCGCGGACAAGATGCAGGCGATCAAGGCTAAATTGCTGGAACGCGGGCTGTTGCCGTTCGTGGTCGAGAACCGCATCCACGTGGTGCCGCCCTGTGTGGTCAGTGCCGCAGAAGTCGAGACGGGTATTGCCATCCTCGATGAAGTGCTCGGCTCGGTAGTGGGCTGA
- the ppsA gene encoding phosphoenolpyruvate synthase, with protein sequence MVEYVVSLDKLGVHDVEHVGGKNASLGEMISNLAGAGVSVPGGFATTAQAYRDFLEQSGLNDKIHAALDALDVDDVNALAKTGAQIRQWVMEAEFPARLDAEIRTAFAEMANGNDNMAVAVRSSATAEDLPDASFAGQQETFLNIRGVDNVIRAAKEVFASLFNDRAISYRVHQGFDHKLVALSAGVQRMVRSETGTAGVMFTLDTESGFRDVVFITGAYGLGETVVQGAVNPDEFYVHKNTLQAGRPAILRRNLGSKAIKMVYGEEAKAGRSVKTVEVDRAERARFCLSDDEVVELAKQAMIIEQHYQRPMDIEWAKDGDDGKLYIVQARPETVKSRASANVMERYLLKEKGTVLVEGRAIGQRIGAGKVRVINDVSEMDKVQPGDVLVSDMTDPDWEPVMKRASAIVTNRGGRTCHAAIIARELGIPAVVGCGNATQVLKDGQGVTVSCAEGDTGYIFEGELGFDIRQNSVDAMPDLPFKIMMNVGNPDRAFDFAQLPNEGVGLARLEFIINRMIGVHPKALLNYAGLPPELKDSVDKRIAGYNDPVGFYVEKLVEGISTLAAAFYPKKVIVRLSDFKSNEYANLIGGKLYEPEEENPMLGFRGASRYISESFRDCFELECRALKRVRNEMGLTNVEIMVPFVRTLGEASQVVDLLAENGLARGDNGLRVIMMCELPSNAILAEEFLEYFDGFSIGSNDLTQLTLGLDRDSGIIAHLFDERNPAVKKLLANAIAACNKAGKYIGICGQGPSDHPDLAKWLMEQGIESVSLNPDSVLETWLFLAEGLTPA encoded by the coding sequence GTGGTTGAGTACGTAGTTTCCCTCGATAAGCTCGGCGTCCATGATGTGGAGCATGTGGGGGGCAAGAACGCATCCCTGGGCGAGATGATCAGTAATCTTGCCGGCGCCGGCGTATCGGTGCCGGGCGGCTTTGCCACTACGGCTCAGGCGTACCGCGACTTCCTCGAGCAGAGCGGCCTGAACGACAAGATCCACGCCGCGCTCGACGCGCTGGATGTCGACGACGTCAACGCCCTGGCCAAAACCGGCGCGCAAATCCGTCAGTGGGTCATGGAAGCCGAGTTCCCGGCGCGCCTGGACGCCGAGATCCGCACCGCCTTCGCCGAAATGGCCAACGGCAACGACAACATGGCCGTGGCCGTGCGCTCCTCGGCCACCGCCGAAGACCTGCCGGACGCCTCGTTTGCCGGCCAGCAGGAAACCTTCCTCAACATCCGCGGCGTCGATAACGTCATCCGTGCGGCCAAGGAAGTATTCGCCTCGCTGTTCAACGACCGCGCCATCTCGTACCGCGTGCACCAGGGCTTCGACCACAAGCTGGTCGCCCTGTCGGCCGGCGTGCAGCGCATGGTCCGCTCCGAAACCGGCACCGCCGGCGTGATGTTCACCCTGGACACCGAGTCGGGCTTCCGCGATGTGGTGTTCATCACCGGCGCCTACGGCCTGGGCGAAACCGTGGTGCAGGGTGCGGTCAACCCTGACGAATTCTATGTACACAAGAACACCTTGCAGGCCGGCCGCCCGGCCATCCTGCGCCGCAACCTGGGCAGCAAGGCGATCAAGATGGTCTATGGCGAAGAAGCCAAGGCCGGTCGTTCGGTCAAGACCGTCGAGGTCGACCGTGCCGAGCGTGCGCGCTTCTGCCTGAGCGATGACGAAGTCGTTGAGCTGGCCAAGCAAGCCATGATCATCGAGCAGCACTACCAGCGCCCGATGGACATCGAGTGGGCCAAGGACGGTGACGACGGCAAGCTGTACATCGTTCAGGCCCGCCCTGAAACGGTGAAGAGCCGCGCCAGCGCCAATGTGATGGAGCGCTACCTGCTTAAAGAGAAGGGCACCGTGCTGGTCGAAGGCCGCGCCATCGGCCAGCGCATCGGCGCCGGCAAGGTCCGCGTGATCAACGATGTGTCCGAGATGGACAAGGTGCAGCCGGGCGACGTGCTGGTGTCGGACATGACCGACCCGGACTGGGAACCGGTGATGAAGCGCGCCAGCGCCATCGTCACCAACCGTGGCGGGCGTACCTGCCACGCGGCGATCATCGCCCGTGAGCTGGGCATCCCGGCCGTGGTCGGTTGCGGCAACGCCACCCAGGTGCTCAAGGATGGCCAGGGCGTGACGGTGTCCTGCGCCGAAGGCGACACCGGCTACATCTTCGAAGGCGAGCTTGGCTTCGACATCCGCCAGAACTCGGTGGACGCCATGCCGGACCTGCCGTTCAAGATCATGATGAACGTCGGTAACCCGGACCGTGCCTTCGACTTCGCCCAACTGCCCAACGAAGGTGTGGGCCTGGCGCGCCTGGAGTTCATCATCAACCGCATGATCGGCGTGCACCCCAAGGCGCTGCTGAACTACGCAGGCCTCCCGCCGGAGCTCAAGGACAGCGTCGACAAGCGCATCGCCGGCTACAACGACCCGGTCGGCTTCTACGTCGAGAAGCTGGTCGAGGGCATCAGCACCCTGGCTGCGGCCTTCTACCCGAAAAAGGTCATCGTGCGCCTGTCGGACTTCAAGTCCAACGAGTACGCCAACCTGATCGGCGGCAAGCTGTACGAGCCGGAAGAAGAAAACCCGATGCTGGGCTTCCGTGGTGCTTCGCGCTACATCAGCGAGTCGTTCCGTGACTGCTTCGAGCTCGAGTGCCGTGCGCTCAAGCGCGTGCGCAACGAAATGGGCCTGACCAACGTCGAGATCATGGTGCCGTTCGTGCGCACCCTGGGCGAAGCCAGCCAGGTGGTCGACCTGCTCGCCGAGAACGGCCTGGCCCGTGGCGACAACGGCCTGCGCGTGATCATGATGTGCGAGCTGCCATCCAACGCCATTCTGGCCGAAGAGTTCCTCGAGTACTTCGACGGCTTCTCGATCGGTTCGAACGACCTGACCCAGCTGACCCTGGGCCTGGACCGCGATTCGGGCATCATCGCCCACCTGTTCGATGAGCGAAACCCGGCCGTCAAGAAGCTGCTGGCCAACGCCATTGCCGCCTGCAACAAGGCCGGCAAGTACATCGGCATCTGCGGCCAGGGCCCGTCGGACCACCCGGACCTGGCCAAGTGGCTGATGGAGCAGGGCATCGAGAGCGTGTCGCTGAACCCGGACTCGGTGCTCGAGACCTGGCTGTTCCTAGCTGAAGGCCTGACCCCAGCCTGA
- the gabP gene encoding GABA permease: MSNSSLAPGLKQRHVTMLSIAGVIGAGLFVFSGHAIAKAGPAALLAYIFTGALVVLVMRMLGEMAVASPDTGSFSTYADRAIGPWAGFSIGWLYWWFWVLAIPLEAIAAANIINAWVPGVPTWAIASALILLLTGSNFFSVARYGEFEFWFGLIKIIAIIAFIALCAAALLGLLPEREVSGLGQLMALHGGFAPNGVGAIIGAMLTTMFSFIGAEVVTIAAAESKNPARQITRATNSVVWRICVFYLLSIVMILSIVPWNDPRLPQVGSFQRALEIMNIPNAKLIIDIVVLLAVASCMNSQVYTGSRMLYSLARRGDAPRFLKRINRAKVPVAAVACTTVLGVVATFINYFAPENVFKFLLSTSGAVALLVYLVIAVSQLCLRKKMLAAGKPLAFRMWLFPWLTWAVILFISGALLSMFFIEAYRSEITATGLLAILIICLGLMNARKAPHPVLGQPRHKAPAAQ; encoded by the coding sequence ATGTCCAATTCATCACTTGCACCTGGCCTGAAGCAGCGCCATGTCACCATGCTGTCGATTGCCGGGGTCATCGGCGCCGGCTTGTTCGTCTTCTCCGGGCATGCCATTGCCAAGGCCGGGCCGGCAGCGCTGCTGGCCTATATTTTCACCGGCGCCCTGGTGGTGCTGGTGATGCGCATGCTGGGCGAAATGGCCGTCGCCTCCCCGGATACCGGCTCGTTCTCCACTTACGCCGACCGCGCCATCGGGCCGTGGGCGGGTTTCAGCATTGGCTGGCTGTATTGGTGGTTCTGGGTGCTGGCGATCCCGCTGGAGGCCATTGCCGCGGCAAACATCATCAACGCCTGGGTACCCGGGGTGCCCACCTGGGCGATTGCCTCGGCGCTGATTCTGCTGCTGACTGGCTCCAATTTCTTCAGCGTCGCGCGCTACGGCGAATTCGAGTTCTGGTTCGGCCTTATCAAAATCATCGCCATCATCGCCTTCATCGCGCTGTGCGCGGCTGCCCTGCTGGGGCTTCTGCCCGAGCGCGAGGTCAGCGGCCTGGGGCAACTGATGGCGCTGCACGGCGGGTTTGCGCCAAACGGTGTAGGCGCAATCATCGGCGCCATGCTCACCACCATGTTCAGCTTCATTGGCGCCGAAGTGGTCACCATTGCCGCCGCCGAATCGAAGAACCCGGCCCGACAGATCACCCGTGCCACCAACTCGGTGGTATGGCGTATCTGCGTGTTCTACCTGCTGTCGATCGTGATGATCCTGTCGATCGTACCGTGGAACGACCCACGCCTGCCGCAGGTTGGCTCGTTCCAGCGCGCACTGGAGATCATGAACATCCCCAACGCCAAACTGATCATCGACATCGTGGTGCTGTTGGCCGTCGCCAGTTGCATGAACTCGCAGGTTTACACCGGCTCCAGGATGCTCTACTCGCTGGCCCGACGTGGCGATGCACCGCGTTTTCTCAAGCGCATCAATCGCGCCAAGGTGCCGGTTGCCGCAGTCGCCTGCACCACGGTACTTGGCGTCGTGGCCACCTTTATCAACTACTTCGCCCCCGAAAACGTATTCAAGTTCCTGCTTTCCACCTCCGGTGCGGTGGCCTTGCTGGTGTACCTGGTGATCGCAGTCTCGCAACTGTGTCTGCGCAAGAAAATGCTCGCCGCCGGGAAGCCTCTGGCGTTTCGCATGTGGCTGTTCCCGTGGTTGACCTGGGCGGTGATTCTGTTCATCAGCGGCGCATTGCTCAGCATGTTTTTCATCGAAGCTTACCGTTCTGAAATTACCGCCACCGGCCTGCTGGCCATCCTGATCATCTGTCTGGGCCTGATGAACGCGCGCAAGGCGCCGCACCCGGTCCTCGGGCAGCCAAGACACAAGGCGCCTGCAGCGCAATGA
- a CDS encoding heme-degrading domain-containing protein: MSLTDELALVVRQEETLQYTRFDEAAAWQLGAYLYDQAATESWPLVIAVRRFDRPLFFAARPGVTSDNHAWVSRKQRTVERFLRSSYRLRCQLALEGQDITQRYHLDPAQYAGCGGGFPISVKGAGVIGSVTVSGLPDRQDHQIIVDALCELLGHDRSALSLAAECPFQQ, translated from the coding sequence ATGAGCCTTACCGACGAGCTGGCGCTAGTGGTTCGCCAAGAAGAAACGCTGCAGTACACACGCTTCGATGAAGCGGCCGCCTGGCAACTGGGCGCCTACCTGTACGACCAGGCCGCAACAGAGTCATGGCCATTGGTCATCGCCGTACGCAGGTTTGACCGCCCGTTGTTTTTTGCAGCCAGGCCAGGGGTTACCTCCGACAACCATGCATGGGTATCCCGCAAGCAACGCACCGTGGAGCGTTTTCTACGCAGCTCCTACCGGCTGCGTTGCCAACTGGCCCTGGAGGGTCAGGACATCACCCAGCGCTACCACCTTGACCCGGCGCAATACGCAGGTTGCGGTGGCGGCTTTCCGATCAGCGTCAAGGGCGCCGGAGTGATCGGCAGCGTGACGGTTTCCGGGCTACCTGACCGCCAGGATCACCAGATCATTGTCGATGCGCTGTGCGAACTGCTGGGACATGACCGAAGCGCACTCTCGCTCGCCGCCGAGTGCCCTTTCCAGCAATAG
- a CDS encoding transporter substrate-binding domain-containing protein: MVLSLPSTLKTLLLGACFGSAMLAQSAAQAAETSMWQDVQKAGVLRCGAAVAAPYVMRDAKTGDYSGYFVDLCRDFGEKVLKVKVTFVDTNWDNLVAGLQSSKWDLAMALNQTPERALAVAFTVPATDYQVSLLVNKNNPKVAQVNDDIAALDKPEVTFAVMSGTAQDKAISSVVRNGKIMRLPGMDEARLAVMSKRADVLVDANDTNHLFALANPDWAREILPKPALAKQGVSFGVRRDISAADLEVLNIYLRQRRDTGEIQQLVDKASVEANSAK; the protein is encoded by the coding sequence ATGGTTCTCTCTCTCCCGTCTACGCTGAAAACCCTGCTGCTTGGCGCTTGCTTTGGCAGTGCCATGCTGGCTCAGTCTGCGGCGCAGGCCGCTGAAACCTCGATGTGGCAGGACGTGCAAAAAGCCGGGGTGCTGCGCTGTGGTGCCGCAGTGGCCGCGCCGTATGTGATGCGTGATGCCAAGACCGGCGACTACAGCGGCTATTTCGTCGACCTTTGCCGGGACTTTGGCGAGAAGGTGTTGAAGGTGAAGGTGACCTTCGTCGACACCAACTGGGACAACCTGGTCGCCGGCCTGCAAAGCAGCAAGTGGGACCTGGCCATGGCATTGAACCAGACGCCTGAGCGGGCATTGGCGGTGGCGTTTACTGTCCCTGCAACCGACTACCAGGTGTCGCTGCTGGTGAACAAGAACAACCCGAAAGTCGCCCAGGTGAACGACGACATTGCCGCGCTGGACAAGCCAGAGGTCACCTTTGCGGTGATGTCAGGCACCGCGCAGGACAAAGCTATTTCTTCTGTGGTGCGCAACGGCAAGATCATGCGCTTGCCGGGCATGGATGAAGCCCGCCTGGCAGTCATGTCCAAACGTGCCGACGTACTGGTAGATGCCAATGACACCAATCACTTGTTTGCCTTGGCAAACCCGGACTGGGCGCGCGAAATCCTCCCCAAGCCGGCGCTGGCCAAACAGGGCGTTTCGTTCGGTGTGCGCCGCGACATCTCTGCCGCCGACCTGGAAGTACTGAACATCTATCTGCGCCAGCGTCGCGACACTGGCGAGATCCAGCAACTGGTCGACAAGGCCTCGGTCGAGGCTAATTCGGCGAAGTAG
- a CDS encoding SDR family NAD(P)-dependent oxidoreductase, with the protein MSDLTRPLAGLTVLVTGASGGIGAAIVEQLAAEGALPVIHYSRDAQGARQLLERIGGNGWIVQGDLSQETGPEQLWQVALEACGGRLHGLVNNAGIRTEIPLEADSARWREAWRREFQVNFFAAADLCREAVAHYRANGGGRIINMASRAAQRGYAADALPYGSSKAALINLTKSLARSVAGEGVVAVAIAPGWVRTDMAEQFIAQHGEAAAVADIPVGRMASPAEIAELVAFTLRPSQASLNGATLDVNGGSYLR; encoded by the coding sequence ATGAGTGACCTGACCCGCCCCTTGGCTGGGCTGACCGTTCTGGTAACTGGCGCATCCGGCGGCATTGGCGCGGCTATCGTCGAGCAACTGGCAGCCGAAGGCGCGCTGCCGGTCATTCACTACAGTCGTGATGCCCAAGGTGCCCGGCAACTGCTTGAGCGCATTGGTGGCAACGGCTGGATCGTTCAGGGTGATCTGAGCCAGGAAACCGGCCCCGAGCAGCTGTGGCAGGTGGCGCTGGAGGCCTGTGGTGGCAGGCTTCATGGCCTGGTCAACAACGCTGGCATCCGCACCGAAATACCCCTGGAGGCAGACTCGGCGCGATGGCGCGAGGCGTGGCGACGGGAGTTTCAGGTCAACTTTTTCGCCGCAGCCGACCTGTGCCGAGAAGCGGTTGCGCATTATCGGGCCAATGGCGGCGGGCGGATCATCAACATGGCCAGCCGGGCTGCGCAGCGCGGTTATGCAGCAGACGCCTTGCCCTATGGCTCGAGCAAGGCAGCACTGATCAACCTGACCAAATCCCTCGCCCGCAGTGTGGCCGGTGAGGGTGTTGTCGCGGTAGCCATCGCCCCAGGCTGGGTACGCACCGACATGGCAGAGCAGTTCATCGCCCAGCACGGCGAGGCGGCGGCGGTGGCGGATATCCCGGTGGGTCGTATGGCCAGCCCCGCTGAAATCGCTGAACTGGTCGCATTCACCTTGCGCCCGTCGCAGGCTTCGCTAAACGGGGCGACGCTGGACGTCAATGGTGGCAGTTACCTGCGCTGA
- a CDS encoding winged helix-turn-helix domain-containing protein: protein MDASTMGYENKQSAALPGADEALWVDTTKAELFCNGVSRTLKPTPSRLLHLLVQHSGQIVSRRAIYKEIWGYDFDPGTKIIEVQVHYLRSVLTHLKSSFEIKTYKGKGICLQRSARC, encoded by the coding sequence TTGGATGCGAGCACCATGGGGTACGAGAATAAACAATCGGCAGCACTACCCGGCGCAGATGAAGCACTGTGGGTTGATACGACAAAAGCCGAGCTCTTCTGCAACGGGGTATCGCGCACGCTGAAACCGACCCCTTCGCGCCTGCTTCACCTGCTTGTTCAACACAGCGGGCAAATCGTCAGCCGCAGGGCCATTTATAAAGAGATCTGGGGTTATGACTTCGACCCGGGGACCAAGATCATCGAAGTGCAAGTGCACTACCTGCGCAGCGTTTTGACCCACCTGAAGTCGTCTTTCGAGATCAAAACCTACAAAGGCAAAGGCATCTGCCTGCAACGTTCGGCGCGGTGCTGA
- the glcC gene encoding transcriptional regulator GlcC — MGQPLPQHIADKVAEQIEQLIVDSVLKPGQLLPSERNLCDRLQVSRSVLREGLRILRGRGIIDTHQGKGSYVADLTQHNQTPLMHLFSAQPRTLYDLLEVRALLEGESARLAAVRGTQADLVLITRRYEEMLKAHAAPEGLSSQEHARLDHSFHLAICEASHNPVLVHTLRSLTDLMLSSVFAAVNNLYHRPEQLHVLDKHHSKLYRAILQRQPQAAEKAARTHILDISERLKELENEEQRLVRATLRLEGW; from the coding sequence GTGGGCCAGCCACTCCCCCAGCACATTGCCGACAAGGTCGCCGAACAGATCGAGCAACTTATCGTCGACAGCGTGCTCAAGCCCGGCCAGTTGCTTCCGTCCGAACGAAACCTGTGTGACCGGCTGCAGGTCTCGCGCTCGGTACTGCGCGAAGGGCTGCGCATTCTGCGGGGCCGCGGGATCATCGACACGCACCAGGGCAAAGGCTCCTACGTGGCCGACCTCACACAACACAACCAGACCCCGCTGATGCACCTGTTCAGCGCCCAACCCAGGACCTTGTATGACCTGCTGGAGGTACGCGCACTGCTCGAGGGTGAGTCGGCACGCTTGGCCGCGGTGCGCGGCACCCAGGCAGACCTTGTGCTGATCACCCGCCGCTACGAAGAAATGCTCAAGGCCCACGCCGCGCCCGAGGGGCTGAGTTCGCAAGAGCATGCGCGACTCGACCACAGCTTCCACCTGGCCATTTGCGAGGCGTCGCACAACCCGGTGCTGGTGCATACCCTGCGCTCGCTCACCGACCTCATGCTCAGTTCGGTGTTTGCCGCAGTGAACAACCTGTACCACCGCCCCGAGCAGCTGCATGTGCTCGACAAGCACCACAGCAAACTGTACCGCGCCATTCTCCAGCGCCAGCCGCAAGCAGCAGAAAAGGCCGCACGCACGCATATTCTGGATATCAGCGAGCGGTTGAAGGAGCTGGAGAACGAAGAGCAACGGCTGGTGCGCGCAACCTTGCGGCTGGAAGGCTGGTAG